A single window of Methylomarinum sp. Ch1-1 DNA harbors:
- a CDS encoding DUF3322 domain-containing protein, whose amino-acid sequence MARSWGLLPADIRARVLKREWRNTSNLKARLLNKKPFPIRIGLKPPTGQSAVEDMEHFQTFIRQWRSFPSQQFVEWDTRNYRTLSEQSLPKFFILKNIQELIEFIGAEAVKRSQIWQRNMSPLLEAYPGTYRALVKHLQTIESMRPSDARLMPTLVEQLTPGMGEGKYLRALPLVGVDTKFLENYQSLIADILDTVHDNAAVNAGGLHGWLGCHANPKGWLTIRPLCEKVRAKLGGLPILQLPGDVLKEQRLPADNILVVENMASGLGLPLLPNTIAVFGGGKNVAWMEAPWLKSKRVAYWGDLDTWGLSILSDVRSKLPTVTALMMDQETLDRHEDRMVGERKSVDAIPEFLTASETQIFLDLRNSEKNDSRLEQERLSPDYIKAKLKNWITIQYLSGVGE is encoded by the coding sequence ATGGCTAGGTCATGGGGCTTATTGCCTGCCGACATCAGAGCACGGGTTTTAAAGCGGGAATGGCGCAATACTTCTAACTTAAAAGCGCGCCTATTAAATAAAAAACCGTTTCCGATTCGAATTGGGCTAAAACCGCCGACAGGTCAATCCGCCGTCGAGGACATGGAACACTTTCAAACCTTCATTCGCCAATGGCGCTCCTTTCCCTCGCAACAATTTGTTGAATGGGATACCCGCAACTATCGAACGCTTTCCGAGCAGAGCTTGCCGAAATTTTTCATTTTAAAAAATATCCAGGAACTGATCGAGTTTATCGGCGCTGAGGCTGTCAAGCGGAGCCAAATCTGGCAGCGCAATATGTCGCCTTTGTTGGAAGCTTATCCCGGCACGTATCGGGCATTAGTCAAACACTTGCAGACGATAGAGTCGATGCGTCCGTCCGACGCCCGGTTAATGCCTACCTTGGTCGAACAGTTAACGCCGGGGATGGGGGAGGGCAAATACCTCAGAGCATTACCCCTAGTTGGCGTCGACACCAAATTTTTAGAAAATTACCAGTCCCTGATTGCCGACATTCTCGATACGGTGCATGACAATGCCGCCGTGAATGCCGGCGGCTTACACGGATGGCTAGGCTGCCATGCCAATCCGAAAGGCTGGTTAACGATACGCCCCCTATGTGAAAAGGTTCGGGCAAAACTGGGCGGTTTACCCATACTGCAATTGCCTGGCGATGTTTTGAAAGAACAACGTCTTCCAGCCGATAACATTCTCGTCGTCGAAAATATGGCATCAGGACTGGGGCTACCTTTGCTTCCAAATACGATTGCCGTATTCGGTGGCGGAAAAAACGTCGCCTGGATGGAGGCGCCATGGTTGAAATCCAAACGCGTCGCCTATTGGGGCGATCTCGATACCTGGGGACTTTCCATCTTGAGCGACGTGCGTTCCAAATTACCGACGGTAACAGCGCTGATGATGGACCAGGAAACGCTCGACCGCCATGAAGATCGCATGGTTGGCGAACGAAAATCCGTCGATGCCATACCTGAATTTCTTACCGCTTCGGAAACCCAGATTTTTTTAGATTTGAGAAACTCGGAGAAAAACGACTCCAGACTGGAACAAGAAAGGTTGTCGCCAGACTATATCAAAGCCAAACTAAAAAACTGGATAACTATTCAGTATCTTTCAGGGGTTGGGGAGTAG
- a CDS encoding DUF4194 domain-containing protein — protein MSHDEIERSSLTSGAGDLFDRFRERQSDRSPLEQNTNVEHDDRDSSPFAPDPASSATTETAPDSPSTNSGTLPPEARRALVSLLRHGVVLASQKANLFDSICRYQDAVRSHLADVYLKLVLDQRTGVVFVAGLDEDDNEQEEEAVSLISRRTLTLYDTLLLLILRKHYQERETAGEQRIIIDSEKIEANLSPFLPLTNSTRSDRRKLDSALKKMSEKHILSAVRGSDDRFEITPIIRYVVNAGFLESMLTEYTRLALDAGLTQDAPVAAEMNEGG, from the coding sequence ATGAGTCACGATGAAATTGAACGAAGTTCGCTGACTTCAGGAGCCGGCGATTTATTCGACCGTTTTCGGGAACGTCAATCCGACCGGTCACCATTGGAGCAAAATACGAATGTCGAACACGATGACCGCGACTCATCTCCGTTCGCTCCCGACCCCGCTTCATCGGCGACGACGGAAACAGCTCCCGATTCCCCTTCGACGAATAGCGGAACCCTTCCGCCGGAAGCCAGGCGCGCCTTGGTCAGTTTACTCAGACACGGGGTCGTGTTAGCCAGCCAAAAAGCCAATTTGTTCGATTCCATTTGTCGCTATCAAGACGCCGTTCGCAGCCATCTGGCGGACGTCTATTTAAAACTGGTGCTCGATCAAAGAACGGGCGTCGTATTCGTGGCCGGACTGGATGAAGACGACAACGAACAAGAAGAGGAAGCTGTGTCATTGATCAGCCGCAGAACCCTGACGCTGTACGACACCTTGTTGTTGCTGATTCTGCGCAAACATTATCAAGAACGGGAAACGGCCGGCGAACAACGCATCATCATCGATAGCGAAAAAATCGAGGCCAATTTGTCGCCCTTTCTGCCCTTAACCAACAGCACCCGCTCGGATCGCAGAAAACTCGACAGCGCCTTAAAAAAGATGAGCGAAAAACATATATTAAGCGCCGTTCGAGGCAGCGATGACCGCTTCGAAATAACCCCCATCATTCGTTACGTCGTCAATGCCGGTTTTCTGGAAAGCATGCTGACGGAGTACACACGCCTGGCTCTCGATGCCGGTTTAACGCAGGATGCTCCCGTCGCAGCCGAAATGAATGAAGGAGGATAA
- a CDS encoding ATP-binding protein, translating to MQDKEFTNIHSLFDSGQIRLAELSVYNWGSFHGLHTAKIDPHGTLVTGDNGAGKSTFIDGLMALLLPAGRATFNVAAAQGDRTDRTLLSYMRGSFGSVHDGGSTRVKSKRDKAVVTGLRALYRGDDGSCMTLAALFWTTQASNALSDVKRIYCVAKRNLSLKEMLDAFGEGNARSLKQWLRNDPAITCCDDSFPNYQELYRKLLHMDNKNAPALLSRALGLKKIDDLTSLIRELVLEPSTVKDDARKVVDEFADLVAIHDSLIDARAQRDRLSGLPDLHQALEQAETELDSLARERSGLPVYFGEICYALWTEKIAKLQSAFDDLVLRLKQLTEQEQEAETQKDQRYADYLDAGGERIEVLKKELGDARQRLNQITVRAAGYQQDIRKLDLDDRLEEKQFLANQQLAANTLENIGAEKQAAQDRFGNLTAEWTNQKEQKAALDKEIAEISTRPDSNIDLKYQQLRDELVQSLGFGKEQCMFIGELIDVKEDHRHWQGAIERALGGLRTTLAVPADRYSMVTRWLNTRHTGLHVRVQVVKEANSHDRTDFKSDGFLRKLIWREHPYREWLKKHLSRFDLQCVSSTEELDSTPFSLTEQGLIQFDKGRFEKKDQHKIDDRRRWQLGFSNKSRLALLQNDLKQAVQRVAELYKSLENARAELNLVGEREATWKRILDYSWPEIDAPKWHETVNRLKTDIAELEHAGNALETATRRLEEAKQELMDIRNQKEEAIGQKGELSTQLEDAKMKQTQASAAAASGIAEDIRAMLKKRIGPIRENDLEQIVQLQNRHDKNIEKLQDKWRNKKSEAVNKAIGIMSSFRAHEKWRVVAEDWGCDIASLDEYLDYLKQLEEEGLPNLVEQFIGRLNKHATQSLARIHNRLDSERDDIVERIETINRVLSRTEFRQGTHLKLGNKLEHYPHVQDFNRQVRSVLGQAASDDHETRFEQLKAVVDILEKASNPGTANTMESLRLLDPRYQMSFYAEELDAETQEVRDVLASSSGKSGGEKESFAGTIVAASLAYVLTPDGYDKPVYCTVFLDEAFSNTAEAVSRRVLRVFKELHIHVNLITPYKNLNLARESAHSLLIAERDPENHESSLCEVTWEEVDKRLEQQREQKLMTEAVELGVEIAHG from the coding sequence ATGCAAGATAAGGAATTTACCAACATTCACTCCCTGTTCGACAGTGGACAAATCAGACTGGCCGAACTCTCGGTCTATAACTGGGGTTCGTTCCACGGCCTGCATACGGCGAAGATAGACCCGCACGGCACCTTGGTCACCGGCGACAATGGCGCCGGCAAATCGACCTTTATCGATGGCTTGATGGCGCTACTGCTGCCTGCCGGACGAGCCACCTTCAATGTCGCCGCCGCCCAAGGCGACCGCACCGATCGGACACTACTTTCTTATATGCGCGGCAGTTTCGGTTCCGTGCATGACGGCGGCAGTACGCGGGTCAAGAGTAAGCGTGACAAAGCGGTCGTCACCGGATTAAGAGCGCTGTACCGCGGGGATGACGGTTCTTGCATGACCTTGGCGGCTCTGTTTTGGACGACTCAGGCAAGTAATGCGCTGTCGGATGTGAAACGGATTTATTGTGTCGCGAAAAGAAATCTGTCCCTCAAGGAAATGCTCGATGCCTTCGGCGAAGGCAATGCCCGCTCGTTAAAGCAGTGGCTGAGAAACGATCCGGCCATTACCTGCTGCGACGACAGTTTTCCCAACTATCAGGAGTTGTATCGGAAGCTGCTGCACATGGATAACAAGAATGCGCCTGCACTGCTGTCGAGGGCGTTGGGACTGAAAAAAATCGATGATCTGACCTCGCTGATCCGGGAACTGGTCTTGGAGCCCAGCACCGTTAAAGATGATGCGCGGAAAGTCGTCGACGAGTTTGCCGACTTGGTTGCCATACACGACAGCCTGATCGACGCCAGGGCGCAAAGAGATCGTTTGTCCGGATTGCCCGATCTGCATCAGGCGTTGGAACAGGCGGAAACCGAACTGGACTCTCTCGCGCGGGAAAGAAGCGGCTTGCCGGTTTATTTCGGCGAGATTTGTTATGCGCTTTGGACCGAGAAAATCGCCAAACTGCAATCCGCTTTCGACGATTTAGTATTACGACTCAAACAACTCACCGAGCAGGAACAAGAGGCCGAAACCCAAAAGGATCAGCGCTACGCCGATTATCTCGACGCCGGCGGGGAACGAATCGAAGTTCTGAAAAAAGAACTTGGCGACGCGCGGCAACGGCTCAATCAAATTACGGTCCGTGCAGCCGGCTATCAACAAGATATTCGCAAACTCGATCTCGACGATCGCCTGGAAGAAAAACAGTTTTTGGCTAACCAGCAACTCGCCGCCAATACACTCGAAAACATCGGTGCGGAGAAACAAGCGGCCCAGGACCGTTTCGGCAATTTGACTGCCGAATGGACTAATCAGAAGGAACAAAAAGCCGCCCTCGACAAAGAAATCGCAGAAATCAGCACAAGGCCCGATTCCAACATCGATCTGAAATATCAGCAATTGCGCGACGAATTGGTGCAATCGTTGGGGTTTGGCAAGGAGCAATGCATGTTTATCGGCGAATTGATCGATGTCAAAGAAGATCATCGCCACTGGCAAGGCGCGATCGAACGCGCGTTGGGGGGATTGCGAACGACCTTGGCGGTGCCGGCCGACCGTTACTCGATGGTGACCCGTTGGTTGAATACCCGGCATACCGGATTGCATGTCCGCGTTCAGGTGGTCAAAGAAGCAAATTCTCACGACAGGACCGACTTTAAAAGCGACGGCTTTTTGCGCAAATTGATTTGGCGTGAGCATCCTTATCGCGAATGGCTCAAAAAACACCTCTCGCGTTTCGATTTGCAATGCGTATCTTCGACCGAAGAACTGGACAGCACGCCTTTTTCGCTGACCGAACAAGGCCTGATTCAGTTCGATAAAGGCCGGTTCGAGAAAAAAGACCAGCACAAAATCGACGACCGCCGGCGTTGGCAACTGGGCTTTTCAAACAAATCGCGACTGGCCTTGTTGCAAAACGACTTGAAGCAAGCCGTTCAACGCGTAGCCGAACTCTACAAATCCCTGGAAAACGCCAGGGCCGAACTGAATCTGGTCGGCGAACGGGAAGCCACTTGGAAGCGTATTCTCGACTATTCCTGGCCGGAGATCGATGCGCCCAAATGGCATGAAACAGTCAATCGGTTGAAGACGGATATAGCGGAACTCGAGCACGCCGGCAACGCTTTGGAAACGGCGACACGGCGGCTGGAAGAAGCCAAACAAGAGTTAATGGACATCAGAAACCAAAAAGAGGAGGCGATTGGCCAAAAAGGCGAACTCTCCACTCAGCTGGAGGATGCCAAAATGAAACAGACCCAAGCGAGCGCGGCCGCCGCTTCCGGCATAGCCGAAGATATCCGGGCAATGCTCAAGAAACGCATCGGGCCTATACGGGAAAACGACCTGGAACAGATCGTGCAGTTGCAAAACCGTCATGACAAAAACATCGAAAAGCTGCAAGATAAATGGCGGAACAAAAAGAGCGAAGCCGTCAATAAGGCCATCGGCATCATGTCCTCGTTCCGCGCCCATGAAAAATGGCGGGTCGTGGCGGAAGATTGGGGCTGCGATATCGCCAGCCTGGACGAATACCTGGACTACTTAAAACAGCTAGAGGAAGAAGGTTTGCCCAACTTGGTCGAACAATTTATTGGAAGACTCAATAAACACGCAACGCAATCGTTGGCCCGCATTCATAACCGCCTCGATTCCGAACGCGATGACATCGTCGAACGCATCGAGACGATCAACCGGGTTTTATCCCGCACCGAGTTTCGACAGGGCACGCATTTGAAACTGGGGAACAAACTGGAACACTATCCGCATGTCCAGGATTTCAACCGCCAGGTGCGCAGCGTTTTGGGCCAAGCCGCCAGCGACGATCACGAAACCCGTTTCGAGCAATTAAAAGCGGTGGTCGATATTCTGGAAAAAGCCAGCAACCCGGGCACAGCGAACACGATGGAAAGTTTAAGGCTGCTCGACCCGCGCTATCAAATGTCCTTTTATGCGGAAGAACTGGATGCCGAAACACAGGAAGTTAGAGATGTATTGGCCTCTTCCAGCGGCAAATCCGGCGGCGAAAAAGAATCGTTCGCCGGTACGATCGTCGCCGCCAGCCTGGCCTATGTGTTGACGCCGGACGGTTATGACAAACCCGTTTACTGCACGGTATTTCTGGATGAAGCGTTTTCCAACACCGCCGAGGCGGTCAGCCGTCGAGTGCTGCGGGTATTCAAAGAACTTCATATCCATGTCAATCTGATCACCCCTTACAAAAATCTCAATTTAGCCCGCGAATCCGCGCACTCCCTGCTGATTGCCGAACGTGACCCGGAAAATCACGAAAGCAGCCTCTGTGAAGTCACCTGGGAAGAAGTCGATAAACGGCTCGAGCAACAGAGAGAACAGAAGCTCATGACGGAAGCAGTGGAACTGGGCGTGGAAATAGCGCATGGCTAG
- a CDS encoding HsdM family class I SAM-dependent methyltransferase: protein MNTSTIISRVWSFCTTLRDDGVGYGDYLEQLTYLIFLKMADEYSKPPYSRDVGIPAKYNWQALTSKKGAELEVLYVELLRELGKQKGMLGQIFTKAQNKIQDPAKLYRLIDMIDSTQWIMMGADVKGDIYEGLLEKNAEDTKSGAGQYFTPRALIRAMVECVRPEPGKTIADPSCGTGGFFLAAYDFLTNNENYSLDKEQKQFLKHSTFYGNEIVANTRRLCLMNMFLHNIGEIDGDSLVSPNDALIAASPVSVDYVLANPPFGKKSSMSFTNEEGEQETDELTYNRQDFWATTSNKQLNFVQHIRSMLKTTGKAAVVVPDNVLFEGGAGETIRKKLLENTTLHTILRLPTGIFYAQGVKANVLFFDNQPASPKAWTKAVWFYDYRTNIHHTLKKKPMRFEDLADFIECYNPKSPSKRKETWHPEKNLEGRWRKYSIEELLARDKTSLDIFWLKDKSLTDLENLPEPDDLAEEIIENLEAGLNSFREVLSGLSTKEPT, encoded by the coding sequence ATGAATACATCAACCATTATCTCCAGAGTCTGGAGCTTCTGCACCACCCTACGCGACGACGGTGTGGGCTATGGCGACTATCTTGAACAGCTAACCTATCTGATCTTCCTGAAGATGGCCGATGAATACTCCAAACCACCATACTCTCGTGATGTGGGTATTCCTGCAAAGTACAACTGGCAGGCGCTGACTAGTAAGAAAGGTGCGGAGCTTGAGGTGCTTTATGTGGAGTTGCTGCGCGAGCTGGGTAAGCAGAAAGGCATGTTGGGCCAGATTTTCACCAAAGCGCAAAACAAGATTCAAGACCCCGCCAAGTTGTACCGCCTGATCGATATGATCGATAGCACCCAGTGGATCATGATGGGTGCAGATGTTAAGGGTGACATCTATGAAGGTTTACTGGAGAAGAACGCGGAAGATACCAAGTCTGGAGCGGGCCAGTATTTCACGCCGAGGGCATTAATTCGCGCCATGGTCGAGTGCGTTCGGCCAGAACCCGGAAAAACCATCGCCGACCCATCATGCGGTACGGGTGGATTTTTCCTGGCGGCCTATGACTTTCTGACAAACAACGAAAACTATTCGCTCGATAAAGAACAAAAGCAGTTTCTCAAACACAGCACTTTCTATGGTAACGAAATCGTCGCCAATACCCGCCGCCTGTGTTTGATGAATATGTTTTTACACAACATCGGCGAAATTGATGGCGATAGCCTAGTTTCCCCTAATGATGCGCTGATCGCGGCCAGCCCCGTTAGCGTAGACTATGTGCTCGCCAATCCACCGTTTGGCAAGAAAAGCTCTATGAGCTTTACCAACGAAGAAGGTGAACAGGAGACTGACGAGCTCACTTATAACCGACAAGACTTTTGGGCCACTACCTCCAACAAGCAGCTCAACTTCGTTCAGCATATTCGCAGCATGTTGAAAACCACCGGCAAAGCCGCCGTCGTTGTACCGGATAACGTGCTGTTTGAGGGCGGCGCGGGTGAAACGATCCGCAAGAAGCTGTTGGAAAACACAACCCTGCATACCATTCTGCGTTTACCCACTGGCATTTTTTACGCGCAAGGGGTTAAGGCGAATGTGTTGTTTTTCGATAACCAGCCAGCCAGTCCAAAGGCGTGGACGAAAGCCGTGTGGTTTTACGATTACCGAACTAATATCCATCACACCCTGAAGAAAAAGCCAATGCGCTTTGAAGATTTAGCGGACTTTATCGAGTGCTACAACCCGAAAAGCCCGTCCAAGCGCAAAGAAACCTGGCATCCCGAGAAGAACCTAGAAGGCCGCTGGCGGAAATACAGTATTGAGGAATTACTAGCGCGCGACAAAACCAGCCTGGACATCTTCTGGCTAAAAGACAAAAGCCTGACCGACCTGGAGAACTTGCCTGAACCAGACGATCTCGCAGAAGAGATTATTGAAAACCTGGAGGCTGGATTAAACAGCTTCCGGGAAGTGCTAAGCGGCTTGTCTACAAAAGAACCCACATAA
- a CDS encoding DUF3375 domain-containing protein yields MNFQGLQAKYRRLYQESAAWKLLRADNAPIILAFIADLFSDENEVPFGRARIALAAELEKCKEQGIWETETPAGAYLNQWIHSGWLREMDDKLSKTDASEIALRFCMGLDQRNTGTTASHLRIVQEAVREFAVAISPNADERIALLEQKKAELQHEIDALNAGVVTQLTEAQQRERIREIYQLASVLTGDFRRVEDEIRELDQAIRVQMIDGGAKRGEVLLSVMEKEALLAETDAGSAFEGFFQLLCDQNRSTEFKDQLRSILSKPVAEKLTPQQHQFLSQLMRELSKESERVFHIRRRTEEGLRAYIESGAALENRAVNRLLQQLERKAIALKDAGVESKTATVLSLPVGPIKISSPDSMRLRPPDEKLDTSDIEEQVNSRTPSSLMLDCLDAVQVREIALQTRNTLLKHGPMTIASIAAIQPLKSGLEELVAYLRVARSVGATSLDEKESVEVLDKQGIRLKADIPKYLLSADLFPDNIEEMAI; encoded by the coding sequence CGCGCGCGTATTGCGTTGGCCGCCGAACTGGAAAAATGCAAGGAGCAGGGGATATGGGAAACGGAAACGCCGGCGGGCGCTTATCTGAATCAATGGATTCATAGCGGATGGTTGCGCGAAATGGACGACAAACTCAGCAAAACCGACGCCAGCGAAATCGCGTTAAGGTTTTGTATGGGGTTGGATCAAAGAAATACCGGCACCACGGCCTCTCACCTTCGAATTGTACAAGAAGCCGTGCGCGAGTTTGCCGTCGCCATCAGTCCGAACGCCGACGAGCGGATTGCCTTGCTCGAACAGAAAAAAGCCGAGCTGCAGCATGAAATCGATGCGTTGAATGCCGGCGTTGTCACCCAGTTAACGGAGGCGCAACAACGCGAACGCATTAGAGAAATCTATCAATTGGCCTCGGTACTGACCGGAGATTTCCGGCGAGTGGAGGACGAAATCCGCGAACTCGACCAGGCTATCCGGGTGCAAATGATCGATGGTGGCGCAAAACGCGGCGAAGTGCTTTTATCCGTGATGGAAAAAGAAGCATTGCTGGCCGAAACCGATGCCGGCAGCGCTTTTGAAGGTTTTTTCCAACTATTATGCGATCAAAACCGCTCGACCGAGTTCAAGGACCAGTTGCGCAGTATTTTAAGCAAACCGGTCGCGGAAAAGTTAACGCCGCAACAACATCAGTTCCTCAGTCAATTGATGCGGGAGCTGTCCAAAGAAAGCGAACGGGTTTTTCATATCCGGCGGCGAACGGAAGAAGGCCTTAGAGCCTATATCGAAAGCGGCGCTGCGTTGGAAAACCGGGCCGTCAACCGGCTGCTGCAACAATTGGAACGCAAGGCGATAGCTTTAAAGGATGCCGGCGTCGAATCCAAAACCGCAACCGTACTCTCGTTACCGGTAGGCCCGATCAAGATAAGCTCTCCGGACAGCATGCGTCTCAGACCCCCGGATGAAAAACTCGATACCTCCGACATAGAGGAACAGGTCAATTCCCGCACACCGAGTTCTCTGATGCTGGATTGTCTGGACGCCGTTCAAGTCAGGGAAATCGCACTGCAAACGCGCAATACCTTGCTTAAGCACGGCCCGATGACCATTGCTTCCATCGCGGCCATTCAACCGCTGAAATCGGGACTCGAAGAATTGGTCGCTTACTTACGGGTCGCAAGATCGGTGGGCGCGACCAGTCTGGACGAAAAAGAAAGCGTAGAGGTTTTGGACAAACAAGGCATCCGCCTTAAGGCCGACATTCCGAAATATCTGTTAAGCGCGGACTTGTTCCCCGACAATATAGAGGAGATGGCGATATGA
- the pgi gene encoding glucose-6-phosphate isomerase, whose protein sequence is MSSLTDSATWQELREHHREIAELHMRDMFAQDSKRFDKLSLKFQDILFDFSKNRITEKTLPLLLKLAEESDLADKIAALFSGEKINRTENRSVLHTALRNPGRQPFMLDGRDIHADIHSVLNKMRVFSDAVHSGEWRGYTGKVITDVVNIGIGGSDLGPKMVVRALQPYAKGTIQSHFVSNVAQAELINTLNKLNPETTLFLIASKTFTTLETMTNAFSARAWLVDSLKAPGAVDKHFVAVSTNRDKVVEFGIDPDNIFEFWDWVGGRYSLWSAIGLSIPLNIGMDNFEQLLNGAHEADEYFKNAPFEQNIPVIMALLGIWYNNFFNAETHAILPYGYYLRYFPAFMQQMDMESNGKNIDIDGNPVDYQTGPIVWGQAGTNGQHAYYQLIHQGTKLVPCDFLIPGTSCHFLPDHRNILVSNFLGQTQALMQGKTADQVRKELEQAGSEYDEALINAKVFPGNIPTNSFLFKVLSPKTLGSLIALYEHKVFVQGAIWNINSFDQMGVELGKKLSGAIFPELQNDQPVHSYDSSTNGLINYLKEIR, encoded by the coding sequence TTGTCGTCCCTCACCGATTCAGCAACTTGGCAAGAACTCCGGGAACATCATCGGGAAATTGCCGAACTACACATGCGGGATATGTTTGCGCAAGACTCGAAGCGTTTCGATAAACTCTCCCTGAAATTCCAAGATATCCTGTTCGATTTTTCCAAGAACAGAATCACCGAAAAAACCCTGCCCTTGTTACTCAAACTGGCTGAAGAAAGCGACCTGGCGGACAAAATCGCCGCCCTATTCAGCGGGGAAAAAATCAACCGCACCGAAAATCGCTCCGTTTTACATACCGCCTTGAGAAACCCAGGCCGACAGCCCTTTATGTTGGATGGCCGGGATATTCATGCCGATATCCATAGTGTCCTGAACAAAATGCGTGTTTTTTCTGATGCGGTGCATTCGGGAGAGTGGCGAGGTTACACCGGTAAAGTCATCACCGACGTCGTCAACATCGGCATCGGCGGTTCGGACCTGGGCCCCAAAATGGTGGTCAGGGCCTTGCAGCCTTACGCCAAGGGCACTATCCAATCTCACTTTGTATCCAACGTCGCCCAGGCCGAGCTGATCAATACCTTAAACAAATTGAACCCGGAAACGACGCTGTTTTTGATCGCATCGAAAACGTTCACGACTCTGGAAACCATGACCAATGCGTTTTCGGCGCGCGCATGGTTAGTGGATAGCCTCAAAGCGCCGGGCGCGGTCGATAAACATTTTGTCGCCGTCTCCACCAACCGCGACAAGGTCGTCGAATTCGGCATCGATCCCGACAATATTTTCGAGTTCTGGGACTGGGTCGGCGGTCGTTATTCGCTTTGGTCGGCAATCGGTTTATCCATTCCGCTCAATATCGGCATGGATAATTTCGAGCAACTGTTGAACGGCGCCCACGAAGCGGACGAATACTTCAAAAACGCGCCTTTCGAGCAAAACATCCCCGTCATCATGGCACTGCTGGGTATCTGGTATAACAACTTTTTCAATGCGGAAACCCATGCCATTCTGCCTTATGGCTATTATCTGCGGTACTTTCCGGCCTTCATGCAACAAATGGACATGGAAAGCAACGGCAAAAACATCGATATCGACGGCAATCCGGTCGATTATCAAACCGGACCTATCGTCTGGGGACAAGCCGGCACGAACGGCCAGCACGCCTACTATCAATTAATCCATCAAGGCACCAAACTAGTTCCGTGCGATTTTCTGATCCCCGGCACCAGCTGCCATTTCCTGCCGGATCACCGCAATATCCTGGTCTCCAACTTTTTGGGCCAAACCCAGGCCCTGATGCAGGGCAAAACCGCCGACCAGGTGCGCAAAGAACTGGAACAGGCCGGCAGCGAATACGACGAAGCGCTGATCAACGCCAAGGTCTTCCCCGGCAATATTCCGACCAACTCGTTTTTATTCAAAGTCTTGTCGCCGAAAACGCTGGGCTCGTTAATCGCATTGTACGAGCACAAAGTCTTCGTGCAAGGCGCTATCTGGAACATCAACTCATTCGACCAGATGGGGGTCGAACTGGGCAAAAAACTCTCCGGCGCCATTTTTCCGGAATTGCAGAACGACCAACCGGTGCATAGCTACGACAGCTCGACTAACGGCCTGATCAATTATTTGAAAGAAATTCGTTGA